From a single Sphingobium sp. SCG-1 genomic region:
- a CDS encoding acyl-homoserine-lactone synthase, producing MVVTGIGIEQALSRRVFRSMFEERKRVFVDLLGWDVPVLARRYEIDQFDDDEAVYIVITDDTGEHAGSARLLQTDRPHILDTIFPNLCDGVPPTGPTVREITRFCLARRLKARERLATRNRLVSALVEYALSNGITTYSGVAEWAWFQQILAFGWECLPLGLPDNNDPRGLSAMRINVAPDTPHLLRQSGIFTQIHLMDLDRAAA from the coding sequence ATGGTTGTTACAGGAATTGGCATCGAACAGGCGCTGAGTCGCCGTGTATTCAGATCGATGTTTGAAGAGCGTAAGCGCGTGTTCGTCGATCTACTTGGCTGGGATGTTCCCGTTCTCGCCCGTCGCTACGAGATCGATCAGTTCGATGATGATGAAGCCGTCTATATCGTCATCACCGATGACACCGGCGAGCATGCCGGCTCTGCCCGTCTGCTCCAGACCGACAGGCCGCACATCCTCGATACCATCTTCCCCAATCTGTGCGATGGCGTACCGCCCACCGGCCCGACAGTTCGCGAAATAACCCGCTTTTGCCTGGCGCGCCGACTGAAGGCTCGCGAGCGGCTCGCCACGCGCAATCGCCTCGTCTCTGCCTTGGTCGAATACGCGCTAAGCAATGGCATCACGACCTATTCCGGCGTTGCCGAATGGGCATGGTTCCAACAAATCCTCGCCTTCGGATGGGAATGCCTTCCGCTTGGATTGCCGGACAACAACGATCCCCGCGGCCTGTCGGCCATGCGGATCAATGTCGCCCCGGATACCCCGCACCTCCTGCGTCAATCCGGCATCTTCACGCAGATCCATCTGATGGATCTTGATCGCGCTGCGGCATGA
- a CDS encoding TrbC/VirB2 family protein: MTALATNSKIWLTPRRRTFAQYLALYIAVIAVSLLLTDPAHAQAADGVTSMAENIKTWLTGTFAKTIAVIAVVIVGFMFFTGRASLGLLVTVIVGIFIVFSAQWIVDTITGGA; the protein is encoded by the coding sequence ATGACTGCCTTAGCGACCAATTCCAAGATATGGTTGACGCCGCGGCGGCGCACTTTCGCGCAATATCTGGCACTGTATATCGCGGTCATTGCGGTGTCGCTCCTGCTCACCGATCCGGCCCATGCCCAAGCGGCCGACGGCGTCACGTCGATGGCCGAGAATATCAAGACCTGGCTGACCGGTACTTTTGCGAAAACGATCGCGGTGATCGCGGTCGTCATCGTGGGTTTCATGTTCTTCACCGGGCGGGCGAGCCTGGGGCTCCTGGTCACCGTCATCGTCGGCATCTTCATCGTGTTCAGCGCGCAGTGGATCGTCGATACCATCACTGGCGGCGCGTGA
- a CDS encoding lytic transglycosylase domain-containing protein, whose protein sequence is MILELATVVGLAQQCAPSVAVETLVSVVRAESHFNPYAIGVNAKGVPAPNPSDRASAAAVARSLIARGYNIDLGLGQINSANLRWLGLSVEDAFDPCRNLAAAARVLASNYLSVARSSPSTEVAIATAMSMYNTGSRSRGFGNGYVGRVYASSSVVVPAIRRGAAPEPAASPAPVTPEPKFTQPPAGVRSPRVQNGWDTTAGAQTASLMVFGGASNSLPKGQAE, encoded by the coding sequence GTGATCCTCGAGCTCGCAACCGTGGTTGGACTCGCGCAGCAATGCGCGCCATCGGTTGCGGTCGAAACGCTTGTGTCGGTCGTCCGCGCCGAGAGTCACTTCAATCCCTACGCCATCGGCGTGAATGCGAAGGGGGTGCCCGCACCCAATCCCAGCGATCGGGCATCGGCCGCCGCAGTCGCTCGATCGCTGATTGCCCGCGGCTACAACATCGATCTGGGTCTGGGGCAAATCAACAGCGCAAATCTCAGGTGGCTAGGCTTGTCAGTCGAGGACGCCTTCGATCCCTGCCGCAATCTCGCCGCAGCCGCACGTGTGCTGGCTTCCAACTATCTGAGCGTCGCGCGCTCCAGCCCTTCTACAGAGGTGGCGATCGCGACCGCTATGTCGATGTACAACACGGGTAGTCGTTCGCGCGGGTTCGGAAACGGCTATGTCGGCCGTGTCTACGCATCGTCGAGTGTCGTCGTGCCAGCGATCAGGCGTGGAGCGGCCCCAGAACCCGCCGCTTCGCCAGCTCCCGTGACGCCTGAACCCAAATTTACACAGCCGCCAGCGGGCGTCCGCTCGCCGCGCGTCCAAAACGGATGGGACACCACTGCGGGCGCGCAGACGGCATCATTGATGGTCTTTGGGGGAGCATCCAATAGTTTACCGAAAGGACAAGCCGAATGA
- a CDS encoding phytanoyl-CoA dioxygenase family protein yields the protein MATKPLPAAETKAHGSIYETLMREGFCVLPDIMPTAVVELLARDMAPHFEATPFCEGGLYGSRTKRFGSLLKRSNHASAFIQHPQIMAIAQAVLGPWCDTIQLNLAQALELHPGALPQFPHRDQDMWRGQTGEVEYLINVMWPFTEYRHDNGTTLIWPRSHAANALTPEPPEDPVAVECSPGSAIVFLGSTLHGAGGNRSPGVRQGMIVSYCLGWLKPYENQWLVYPPEIARTFSPDLAALVGYQQHRPNLGNYEGRCPSLLLGGERSEHLSAIDALRPDQSAALEEFLEGQRQFRAASSEN from the coding sequence ATGGCTACCAAACCGCTACCTGCAGCCGAGACCAAGGCCCACGGGTCAATTTACGAAACACTGATGCGCGAAGGCTTCTGCGTGCTTCCAGACATCATGCCCACCGCCGTGGTCGAGTTGCTGGCGAGAGATATGGCCCCCCACTTCGAGGCAACGCCATTTTGCGAAGGCGGTCTCTACGGCAGCCGCACCAAGAGGTTCGGAAGCCTGCTCAAACGATCGAACCATGCATCGGCATTCATCCAGCATCCTCAGATCATGGCGATCGCGCAAGCTGTGCTCGGTCCTTGGTGCGACACCATACAGCTCAATCTCGCTCAAGCTCTCGAGCTGCATCCCGGCGCGCTGCCGCAATTTCCCCACCGCGATCAAGATATGTGGCGGGGCCAAACTGGTGAGGTCGAGTACCTCATCAACGTCATGTGGCCGTTCACCGAATATCGGCACGACAATGGCACGACCCTGATCTGGCCGCGCAGCCACGCCGCAAATGCGCTTACACCTGAACCTCCCGAGGATCCGGTGGCCGTGGAATGCAGTCCAGGATCTGCGATCGTCTTCCTCGGCTCTACCCTTCATGGTGCTGGCGGCAACCGGTCACCGGGTGTGCGCCAAGGCATGATCGTTAGCTATTGCCTCGGATGGCTGAAACCATATGAAAATCAGTGGTTGGTCTATCCACCCGAGATAGCACGGACGTTCTCTCCAGATTTGGCGGCTTTGGTCGGATATCAGCAACACCGGCCCAATTTGGGGAACTACGAAGGGCGATGCCCATCTCTTCTGCTCGGCGGAGAACGCTCCGAGCATCTCAGCGCGATCGATGCCTTACGTCCAGATCAATCGGCAGCACTTGAGGAATTTCTCGAAGGGCAACGCCAGTTCCGCGCGGCATCGAGCGAGAACTGA
- a CDS encoding LuxR family transcriptional regulator: MITLAEVQAFCTVARAASTPHALLQAVEEITAAMGFRYFALVHHIDLLNSGSTAVRLVSYPRNWVDAFEEGRLYAADPIHRASHTTTIGFAWSKVEDMISLHPRDHAVLAAARSAGLGNGFTIPAHVPGEVNGSCSFALRDGEELEEEQLPLVQLVGSFAFEAARKIARATIAPIAAAPQLTDRQIECVALVARGKTDWEIAKILGVGAETVTQHLKDARDRYGVTKRTMLAIRALFDGAISFTDILR, from the coding sequence ATGATCACCCTTGCCGAAGTGCAGGCGTTCTGCACTGTGGCCCGCGCTGCTTCGACCCCTCACGCTCTCCTACAGGCTGTCGAAGAAATTACGGCAGCAATGGGTTTCCGCTATTTCGCGCTCGTGCATCACATCGACTTATTGAATTCCGGAAGCACAGCCGTTCGCCTTGTCAGCTATCCGAGAAATTGGGTTGATGCGTTCGAGGAGGGCCGACTATACGCTGCTGACCCGATCCATCGTGCAAGCCATACGACGACCATAGGTTTCGCCTGGTCGAAAGTAGAGGACATGATCTCACTCCATCCGCGGGACCACGCGGTATTGGCAGCGGCTCGATCTGCGGGCCTTGGCAACGGATTCACGATCCCTGCGCATGTCCCCGGCGAGGTAAACGGTTCCTGTTCCTTTGCCCTGCGCGACGGGGAGGAACTGGAAGAAGAGCAACTACCGCTCGTCCAGCTTGTCGGCAGCTTCGCATTCGAGGCCGCCCGCAAGATAGCGCGCGCCACGATCGCCCCCATCGCGGCCGCGCCGCAACTCACCGATCGTCAAATCGAATGCGTCGCGCTGGTCGCGCGGGGTAAGACCGATTGGGAAATCGCCAAGATTCTCGGTGTCGGCGCCGAAACCGTAACGCAGCATCTCAAGGATGCACGTGATCGCTACGGCGTAACCAAACGCACGATGCTCGCCATTCGCGCGCTCTTCGACGGCGCCATTAGCTTCACCGATATCCTGCGCTGA